The sequence GGACTGCGGCGGCTCGCCGAGCTGATCGGCGACGGGCCGGACCGGAGCCGGGACGGACATCAGGACGGACGCCCGGACGGACCTCGGGACGGAGGCCTGGATGGTCGGCGGGGAAGCCGGGGCAGTGGCCTGGGCGGTGGCGAAGACGGGGCCGACCAGGGGGAAGGAGCCCCCTCGCGGCGGCCCGCGCCGGGCCCGCCCGGCGGTGGCGGGACAATGAACGGAGTGCCCGTACAGGGCAGAAGACGCCGCGACGGCGTGGCGGAATCGTACGCACCGGGTGTGACGGAAACGGCCGCACGAACGCAGAAGGACATGTGATGGCCGACGACCGGTACAACTGGCTCGACAAGGACACCGCGGAGCAGTTGCTGCGCGGTGAACCGGTCAGTGCCCGGCACGGCGACGGTGCACGCGAACTCGAACAGCTCCTGGAGGCCGCCGCCGCGGTCGCCGCCAGGACACCCGAAACCGGCCGGCTGCCCGGTGAAGACGCGGCCCTCGCGGCATTCCGCCAGGCCGCCCGCCGCGGCTCCGGCGCCCGCCGGCGCACCGCCGCCGACCCGTTCCCGGACGGCGTGCACACCGCCCACACCGCGGACCTCACCGAACGCACCCGGCTCGGCCGCCCCTTCCGGCGCGGCTTCGCCGTGGCCCTCGCGGCCTGCGCCATCGGCGGCGTCGCCGTCGCGGCCGGTACCGGCGTCCTGCCCAGCCCCTTCCGGGGCGGCGACCCGGCACCTGCCTCCAGCGTCTCCGCCGCCGAAACCCCCCGGCCGTTCCGCACCGGCGAACCCGGCGCCGAGACCGACGGCACCACGGCGCAGACCCCCGATGCCACCCCCGGCCGGCCGGGCACCCGGCCCTCCGATCCCCCCAAACCCGGCACCAGCCCCGGCGCCGGGACAAGACCCGGCGGCACCCCGAGCGGCGGCACGGGGCGCGACCACGGCAAGCCCGGCGGCAAGGCGACCGATCCCGGCCGCGGGGGCACGAAGAACCTTCTGCTCTCCCTCTGCCAGAACTACGAGTCCGGCAAGCGCGGCACCATGGACCGCGACATGCTGCGGCGCCTCGAAAGCAAGGCCGGCGGACCGGACAAGGTGCACGCCTTCTGCCGTGCCTACCTGGCGCGGTACGCGACCGGCGGCGGCTCGGGCGGCGACGACGGTCTCGTCGGCGGCATCGGCGGCGACACCGGCGGATCTGACGGATCCGGCCAGAGCAGCGGCGGGAAGGGCGGCGACGAGGACGACGAAGGGCACCCGGCCCAGCCGCCCGCCGGCACGTCCAGCCCGGCACCCGCCCCCTCGGCAACCGCCCCCGACGGCGGAAACGCCACGCCCAGCGGAACCGGCGACGGCCCGGTGTGACGTTTTTTGAACCCGTGACGCAGTAATAAGTGAGCCGACTGGTCATCGGCTGCGCGACGAGCCGGGGTTCCCCCCGTACCTACGGCTCAGCGCATCTGGCGCGGGCGGGGCACGTTCCCCCGGCCCTGCCCGCGCCCCTCTCTTTGCGCCTAAACCGGCGCCACCCCTCTTTGCGCCTAAACCGGCGCCGCTCTCGCGGAGGTGGCTGAGCCGGGTGGGGGTTGCTCAATTTTCGCTTCGGTCAGAGAGCGTGGTTGTGCCCCGCGGGAAGTTGAGGGGCGGCGGGGCTAGTGAAAGACAACCACCTTGGTGCCCTTCCTGGCTGTGTGGAACAGGGTGGCGATCTTGGTCTTGTCGCGGACGTTGACGCAGCCGTGTGAGGCGCCGCGGTAGCCGCGGGCGGCGAAGTCCGCGGAGTAGTGGACGGCCTGGCCGCCGCTGAAGAACATCGCGTACGGCATGGCCGTGTGGAAGAGCGTCGAGACGTGATGGCGGCTCTTGAAGGTGAGCGCGAAGACGCCCTCGCGGGTGGGGGTGTACTGCGAGCCGAAGCGGACATCCATCGCCGAGACGACCCGGCCGTCGACCATCCAGGTGAGCGTGTTGCTCCGCTTGCTGATGCAGATCACCCGGCCCGTCATACAGCGCGGGTCGGGGGTGCCGACCGGCCTGGTGGTGGGCGGGTAGAGCTCGGTGTGCGACGGCGTGCGGGTGCGGGACCGCAGCGCCCGCCAGGCCGTGGGCTGCACGGTGCCCGTACGGGGCAGGCCCTGCCGCTGCTGGAAGGCGCGGACCGAGGTCGCGGTCACCACGGCGTAGTAGCCCGTCGGGGAGCGGTCGAAGAGGCCCAGTTGGGCCAGCCGCGCCTGGAGTTCGCGGACCTGCGCGCCGCGCGAGCCGGTTGCCATGAGCGGCCGGCCGGAGGGCGGCGTGTGGTGGACGGTGCGGTGGGGGCGCGGCGGGGTGGTGCGCCGGTCCGGGGCGGGGGGTGCGTGATGGCCGAGCGGCGGGGGAGCGGGGGAGGTGGGGGCGTAGCGGGCGCCCGTGCTTCGGGGCGAACCGGCCCCGCTGACCGTCACCGGGCGGCAGCCCATCGCCAGCGCCGCCACCACCAGCACCGCGGCCACCGCAGGCGCCGTACGTCTTCCACTGCTCCGCTGCATGCGCAACCCCCGGATCTCGGCGGCCCGACCGGCCCTCGGAGACTCTTCCCAGCGCTGCGGGACGGCGAACCTGCGGGCATGCTGTGAGCACGGCGTATCCCCGATGCCGGTCACCCAGCGGGAGGCGTACACCCATGGCGCACGAGTCGGGAAGTGAGCGGTACAACGAGAGCGGCCTGCCGATCGAGCCGGTGTACGGGCCCGGGGCGCTGGCGGGCTGGGACCCGGAGCGCAGCCTCGGCGCGCCCGGCAGCTACCCCTTCACCCGTGGCGTGTACCCGTCGATGTACACCGGACGGCCCTGGACGATGCGGCAGTACGCCGGCTTCGGCACCGCGCGCGAGTCCAACGCCCGCTACCGGCAGCTGATCGCCCACGGCACCACGGGCCTGTCCGTCGCCTTCGACCTGCCGACGCAGATGGGCCACGACTCGGACACCCCGATCGCCTCGGGCGAGGTGGGCAAGGTCGGGGTGGCCATCGACTCCGTCGAGGACATGCGGGTGCTGTTCGGCGGTATCCCGCTGGACAAGGTGTCGACATCGATGACGATCAACG is a genomic window of Streptomyces sp. Edi2 containing:
- a CDS encoding L,D-transpeptidase family protein gives rise to the protein MQRSSGRRTAPAVAAVLVVAALAMGCRPVTVSGAGSPRSTGARYAPTSPAPPPLGHHAPPAPDRRTTPPRPHRTVHHTPPSGRPLMATGSRGAQVRELQARLAQLGLFDRSPTGYYAVVTATSVRAFQQRQGLPRTGTVQPTAWRALRSRTRTPSHTELYPPTTRPVGTPDPRCMTGRVICISKRSNTLTWMVDGRVVSAMDVRFGSQYTPTREGVFALTFKSRHHVSTLFHTAMPYAMFFSGGQAVHYSADFAARGYRGASHGCVNVRDKTKIATLFHTARKGTKVVVFH